The genomic interval TTGGACTAGAGCTCACAacagaaaatatataaaagtaACATACAATTCCAGATAATTCAAGTGGACAGAAATCCTGTTCCTTTCATGACATTGAATGAACGGACCTTGGCCATCAGCTGGGTGCCGAAGCCCCCCTGGTAGTGGTTTCCCGACGGAACCCCCTCCATGACCCCGGGGACAGGGTTGTAGGTGTCGCTGGACCAGCAGCGACCAGAACTCATGTTGAGGATCTTGGCAAGTAGTTTTGGATCAAGGCCTAGTCTGTTCTCACATTATTTTGGAGGGGTTTGGAGAAATGGTCATGTCACCAGGGGTATATGTGGTTAAATGGACCATGTAGATCAGGAAATAATACTGAAGTAAAGCCCACCTGATTCCCAGGTTCATCGTCTCTGAAGTACCAATCATTCCAATAGCCAACAGCATGTTGTTGCAAATCTTAGCAGCCtgcaacaataaaaaaatagttaGTGAATCTATAGGTGCGTACGTTTCCCATAAAATAGTCAGATCCTCTCCATCATGCTGACTCGTACCTGTCCGGTCCCGACCTGACCGCAGTACACCACGTTGGCTCCCATGCAGTTCAGGAGCTCTTGGGCCGCAGTGAACTCCGCCTCAGCTCCTCCCACCATAAAAGTCAGTTTCCCTGAACTGGCAGCTCCCACACCTAAGGAAAGGGAAAAACTATTTGTTTTGAGCAAATCACaccaaacattgtttttttccaaaaaaataaaatcacagCACAGATTTCAGTTAATTTGTGTAGCTCCATAATACAAACAAAATCGTATCGGTTTAATTGAGCTAGAAGGGCTGTATTTTTACACTTGCTGTCTATTTTGGACACGGGTTTTCCTATGTTTTCGAAGTATTCCTATGAAGATGTTGCCTGTTTTACAAACAAATCCAGTTCCACAAACAAATTCTTGACAAATTAACATATACAACCTGCTTTAAGAATATCAATGATTGGACCAAGGTTTTCTTGCTTCAAGCACAAATTCAGATGGTTCTcatccatttttattttaagttgagccatttttttttaagaaatgcaatgcattgtggtgTTACTTGCAGCATATGAAGTTAGTGAGCAACTCTGAAGGCCAAGAGTTGTGGATTTGTTTTCTAATGTCCGACACTTCAATGTGTGTGGTCCTTCCCTGCAACAAAAACATCTCAATTTAATGCAGACCATGTTAACCTTTCCTCTTCTTTTCCCAAAGTGAACACATTTCACTGTCAGGGATATTTAATCCAAGCCTTTCTATAATTTATACTAATTGAGACACATGCGGCCCCACATAGCTTGTCCGACTGGATAGAAATGGTAATTTGGTATTGCATGACATTCATAATACCAAATGGTCCTTGGAGCAATTATTAAACACCCTAAAATAGATCCATTCAAAGGTCAGTGCAGCAAAGTTCTGAGAATCCCAGGTCTGAAAAGGTGCAATGAAACAGCAAGGGAAGGTTTCAGATGTCAGGGTTCACACTTCCTCATATTCCACTCCAACCTTAATTAGCCAATGCCTATTGATTTACGAGTGTTTGCTTAAAACGTGAGTCGTGGATAACTGGATTTTGAACACTTCAGAAATGGGTAACGCATTGCCAGTGGCCATTAAATCATTTAATTGAAGGCCCTTTTGTCACAATTCCTTAAATAATCGCAAAGTTCTGAAAAAACTGGTATAAATTACTATTTTGCAAGTCTATGCAAACAAGATTATGAACGTTCTACTCCGCTCCTAACTCAGATCCCATTTTCTTTGTAACATAAGTGCAAAGATGAAGTGGCCAGATGCCAAGAAGGTATGCTATTGCCATGGTGTGTGGACCGTCTGTCTGGGTGCTTTCTTAAGGGCTAAGCTTCTCATACATAGTGCAATGCCACCATGTGTGAGGAATTTCCTTCTACAAAATTGCTATTAGCTAACTCTTTACTGAACGAAGTTGGCATAACCAACTTGTCCTTCCTCATTTCAGAGCTGGTAGCCAAAGCTGAAaccgtttttatttatttttttacagctgAAAAGGAATTAATTGTGAGTAAAAACATGGCCTGCATGTGTCAGATACACTCTTCTAAGTGGGTTGGGCGGAGCACTCCCCCCTTTGCAAAACAACGCAGCACTGTTGCTTCACAGCAATATAGTACAGAGGTTGGAGATATGGTTCATCATGATGCCGgttttttcattaaataatattttaataaaagGTCATCGATCCATGTTCCCTCAATCAGGGATTTGGGAATAGAGTTCAATAGAAATCATAGCTATCTAGAAGCCTTAGAATGACGACctatacattttgttcaaaaGCTTAAAAActatttattaaatgttacagaATCTTCACGAACtactcaaaaatataaaatatttgtaTAATATTGTGCTAGGGTGCATTATTCCTTAAGAGCTTGATGCTATGTATGCAGAGACACATAATTATCGATTCTAATAGGCGTCTAATTTTGTTTAATAATTAAGAGACAAATCTCTAGGGTTAAACTATTTTGTTCAGAATAGGAATATTAAAGGATTATTAAAACATGTTACAATATTAAATGGAAAACAATGAATATGCTGAATAGATATTTACCTTGAACTCTAGTGAGCCATTCTGCAATCTTCAAATAATCTCTTGAACCAGACCAACGCATACTTCAATTCATATTTAAGCCATCCTTTAGtgtgcaaaaaaatatttataataaataaaaaagattgaCCTCCTGAAACTGGTGCATCCATAAAAACAGCCCCCATCTTCTCAGCTGCGGAGGCCATCTCCTTAGACACCGCTGGGTCGATGGTGCTGGAGTCTATCAGCAGGGAGCCCTTCTTCACCTTCCTGTTGAGCCAAACGCCCATCAACTTCATACAGCTGATGTAATGGTGAAATTTGGACGTAAACATAACTAAATTAAGGTAAAAAAAAGGAGGTACTTGAGAATGCCATTGGGCCCTGTGTACACATCAATGACATTAGGACTGGAGGGAAGCATGGTGATGATGCGGTCTGCTTTGTCTGCCACTTCAGCTGGATTATCCAGAATCTAAGAACCAACAAGAGCACATCATGAGGACAGATCACACATTACATGCTTTAGAAGTGTTTGAGCCATTTAAAAAGTTGTCACCTGAGCCCCTAGCTCTTGCAACTCTTTGCAAGACTCTGGGAACACATCTGTAGCAATGACTGGGTATCCATGTTTCAGCAGGTTCTTTGCCATTGGGTTTCCCATATTGCCCAGTCCAATGAATCCCACTTGTGTCTTCGAAGCCATGGATCTTGTTGACACttaacatgcaaacaaaaagtTTGCAGTAGTCAGCATCATATTGATAATATCGTCGaattttaatacaatttatcCACCTTGACAGTAGATTGCCAGCCGTTTATAACCATTAATAGCAATTTAGTACAAGGTCTTTCCATGTTTCTGACGTATTACTGAACGCTTGATGCCTGCCCTTCAAGATCAATGTCATCTAAACGCTAATCACGCACCTTCACTTTATTTACTTGCAGTAAATAAGTCTGATAAAATGAAATTGTATAACGAGTTTTGGCATTTCATTTGATTTTTCGCAGCATTCAGATTTTCGAGGGTACAATGTACAGTCTACAATGCTCGATCCATTTGCCTTACCAACTGGTTTCATGTCTATAACACTGGTAATATTGGTTTAAGCCTACTATGAAGAATCCTATTCCCTCCACTACCAAGCGTTAGAGATCCCCACAACAGGAGACGGAATGGAATGACTCCACCGCGTCATGCAGTCAACATAGGTTAACTTTGGTTTAGACTTGACAGAGTCAAACATTAATTCTGGCATTTTCATAGCACCAAAAAGAGCACTTTATCGAAGTTAAGGATTTACCACGTTTTAACGTTACTTAACGTACGTTACGTACAAAAGCATACTCTTCTTTATATCAGGTAACCGAGAAAGCACTCGTAAAAACAGGTTTAAAGACGATGTTATAATTTTCAATAGGTGCAGAGCATTGCAACTTGTAGAAACACTTCTTTTGACACCCCTTACCAAACGTAAATCCAACATATTTGATAAACCTTCCCCCCAGGTACCGCGACCCTCTCAGAGCGACCGCCATGCTTCTTCCTCTTGACCTCAGCATGACGTCAGAGGCAGTCATATATCTGAccccaaccaatcacagcacggCAGCCTCCACAGCGAGAGCCAATGAGGTAAGAGGGCGTGTCTGGGTTGGCCCGATGGCCCGTACATTACGACACATTGCTGTCTACATACTAAAATATGATATTGTATTACAGTATACCGACTCATTTTATAAACTTGTTCATTTAAAGCTGCTTTAGATTCTGTACACCAATTATGAAATTGCGTACGGTGTCCCCTGCCAATACACCCGTAACAGTAAAGTAATTACCAAtttaatttcaattcaaacggtTTATAAATGTATAACAACAACATAAATAACGTTTTTGACCGaagaatgtaaatataaattaaataaagattAACCTTTGGGAGTCCAGTTTTACCCGGAAGTGACGTAATGTTTTGTTATTCCAGGAAGAGGACTGGAAAGTACAGAACTGCGTAGACAATTATTCTGGCAGATTTGTTCGATTTTTCCTCTACATTTAGACATGACAACGTGGTGAGTTCATATTTTGCCCAATATTGATGTAAAGTGTTTTTTTCTAAAGGCTTATTTACTATCAGATGTGACGGTTATTTAATGTAACTAGGTCGTTAGCTAGATGGCTAATCTGCCCGAGCAGCTGGTCATATCTTTCTGGAGGACAGACTACTCAGAGACAGAGtaatacagagacagagtaacAAAGAGTACATAGAGACACAGTTACACAGAGTACATTGAGACAGAGTAACACAGAGTACATATAGACACAGTGCCAGCCCATTACAAGGGGGAACCGTTGTTCTCAGGAAACACTGATGGTTGAGGACTAAGACAACGCATTCATATTTGTTCATCGTAGTTGACATCAACGATGGCAGGGTGTTAAGATAAACGATGCTCtctcttaaaggcccactatgcaacttttttagccagaATTACATCaattatgctggttgagagttattctgatggttctgcaaccatttctgggtcgtttggtgggtgtgtcattgccccatgacacctctccaaggaaaaagcgcatatgcaacttgctctgttcggaccgacacaatccggatgtgacgcagcggaagtatccaatcgcgcctcgaaaacctagtcagattgtagtttcgaaaatgctttacggcacagacacacacccaaacatggcaccggctagatataaacagccagttgcgaggcaattgttgcaatcatcatggatcaatcgactgataagggacccaagaggcgactgtcggtggaacaaaagaaggatggaccagaaaagagatcagacacgagtgaaaggggaactatgcaacttttttggcatttatgttcgattgttcgttgtttcgactcccccttgcgcatcttggcggagaaaaggaatatgtttctgccggcgacccgccgcccactctcgcgggaatctcaggtctcgcgaagtaacgaattgctttacggcacagacccccaaacacggaaccgggtcgatataaacacaagtaactaagggattgttacattcatcatagatcagccgactaaaaagagacagagaaaccctatgtcggaggaacagaagaagagaaaagggagactgaccgacagagagaccagacacgagtaaacgttgggcaagcttttcaggaatagcgtgaactgaaagaaaaagaagactgcaaatca from Gadus morhua chromosome 11, gadMor3.0, whole genome shotgun sequence carries:
- the hibadhb gene encoding 3-hydroxyisobutyrate dehydrogenase b, which encodes MTASDVMLRSRGRSMAVALRGSRYLGGRFIKYVGFTFVSTRSMASKTQVGFIGLGNMGNPMAKNLLKHGYPVIATDVFPESCKELQELGAQILDNPAEVADKADRIITMLPSSPNVIDVYTGPNGILKKVKKGSLLIDSSTIDPAVSKEMASAAEKMGAVFMDAPVSGGVGAASSGKLTFMVGGAEAEFTAAQELLNCMGANVVYCGQVGTGQAAKICNNMLLAIGMIGTSETMNLGIRLGLDPKLLAKILNMSSGRCWSSDTYNPVPGVMEGVPSGNHYQGGFGTQLMAKDLGLAQNTATNTKTPVPLGSLAHQIYRMMCARGYASKDFSSVFQFLREEEGQ